The Coprococcus phoceensis genomic sequence AGCGTATAAAGCAGCATACGACACATTGATGGAGCTGGATGCTAAGACAACAACAGAGGAAGAGTTCCAAGACGCAAAATCAGCATTTGAAAATGCAGAGGCAAAACTGGTTGTGCAGCTTGCAGATTACACGAAAGTGAATGAAGCGAAAGCAAAGATTCCGGCAGACTTAAGTGTCTATACAGACGACAGTGTGAAAGCGTTGAAAGATGTACTTGCAGGCATAGATGAGAATCTGCCAAGATCAAAACAAAAAGAGATAGATGCCTATGCAGATGCAATTGAAGCAGCGATCGGTAACCTTGTTCTGAAACAACAAAACGGTGGCGGAACAGCAGGGACACCGGACAACGGAACATCCGGTACTCCAAATGGTGGTTCTTCGAACGGAGCGGCAGCAACAGGAGACAGTGTAAATGTTTCTGTTATGGCAGCGCTTTTACTTTCGCTTTTGGCAATTGTTGTCCTTATGAGACGGAAAATGTTCTTGAATCTTTCGGGAAAAGATGATACATTATAGAAAGACAAAGTTCAGAAGAAAAGAGAGAGAACATGACACGTTATATTTGGAGTGGGTATAAAAATTTCAAATTGACAGATAGTAGGAAAAGCAGGTGAATACCTGCTTTTCTTTTTCTCTTTAACAAATTAAATGGATAAAAGGACAAGGGGGATTCAGATGAAAGCAGAGTGGAAAAATGAGTTGAAGAACGTTTTTGACTGGAAAAAACTATTTTGGGTAATATTTGGAAATACGGCGTATTGTTTTGGAATTGTTGCGTTTGTACTGCCGATGGGACTGATTACCGGAGGGACGACCGGACTTGGTTTGATCGCAAACCATTTTGCGGGAATTCCGGTGGAGGTCTTTGCGGCAGTGTTTAATGTTGTGATGTTTTTACTGGCAATATGGCTGCTCGGTATTTCGTTTGCACTGACAACGCTGATCAGTACGTTCTATTTTCCGTTTATACTGGGAGTGCTTCAAAGAGTAGATGCGCTTCAGGGGCTGACGACAGATCCGCTGCTCAGTACGATATTTGCGGGGCTTTTGATTGGAGTAGGAATCGGAGTTGTCATCAAAGCGGGAGCTTCCACGGGTGGTGTCGATATTCCGCCATTGATCTTAAATAAGAAATTGGGGATTCCGGTCTCTGTGGGACTGTATGCGTTTGACTTTATGATCTTGATCGGGCAGATGGTATTTCGTGATCGAGAGAAGATTTTATATGGAATTCTTCTTGTGATGATTTACACAACGGTTATGGATAAAGTGCTTGTAAATGGAAAGAGCCAGATGCAGGTGAAGATTATCAGCGATCATTATGAAGAGATCAATACAGCGATTCAGCAAAAGCTTGACCGTGGCTCTACATTCCTCAAAACAGAATCCGGATATTTGCGGAAAGAATCTATGGCACTATTGACGGTAGTGTCCAACCGTGAGATGCCAAAATTCAATCAACTTGTGTTGGAAATTGACCCGAAAGCCTTCATGATCATCAATCAGGTAAATGAAGTGATGGGCAGGGGATTTACACTTCATAAACATAATATTTAAAAAATTGAAAAAATTTGAAAAAAAGTGTTGACTTTTTAGCTGACCTTTGATAATATATCACTTGTGTTAAGGAACAGCTAAAAAGGATACAGAAGCCCAGATAGCTCAGTCGGTAGAGCAGAGGACTGAAAATCCTCGTGTCGCTGGTTCGATTCCGGCTCTGGGCATACTTTTAAAAGTTGCTTAAGCTTAATAATATAATACGTAACATGCGGGTGTAGTTCAATGGTAGAACACTAGCCTTCCAAGCTAGATACGTGGGTTCGATTCCCATCACCCGCTTTTTTGCTATCCATTTATATGGAAAATGAGACGAATTGCAGTGAGTTTTGTGAAGTCAAAGGAACTCGAAGGAGTGCATATGAAAATTTTTTTGCCTGAGAAAGTAAATTTTATTATCAACAAATTGAAGGAGAACGGCTACGAGGCGTATGCGGTTGGTGGCTGCGTGAGAGATTCTGTTTTGGGACGAGTGCCTGATGACTGGGATATTACGACGTCGGCGACTCCGAATGAGACAAAAGCACTGTTTAGGAGAACATTTGATACAGGGATTGAGCACGGGACAATTACGGTGCTGGTCGACAAAGAGGCGTTCGAGGTGACAACATACCGTGTGGATGGGGAATATGAGGACAGCAGACATCCGAGGGAGGTTGTGTTTACACGAAGTCTGAAAGAAGACCTTTTAAGAAGAGACTTTACGATCAATGCGATGGCATATAATGAAGAGGAAGGTCTGGTGGATATTTTCGGCGGAATCGAAGATCTGCAGCGAAAGATGATCCGTTGTGTGGGCAATGCGAGGGAGCGTTTTGGGGAAGATGCGCTTCGGATTTTGCGCGCAGTGCGATTTGCGGCACAGCTTGGATTTCGGATTGAAGACGAGACGATGGAAGGGATTCGAAAGCTTGCGCCGACACTTGCAAATATCAGTGCAGAGCGGATTCAGGTGGAACTGGTCAAGATGCTCGTATCGCCGAATCCGGGTTTGCTGGCGCTTTCATATGAACTTGGAATTACAAAAGTGGTTCTTCCGGAATTTGATGAGATGATGCGGACAGGTCAGGAGACGCCGCATCATATGTATTCAGTAGGAATGCACACGTTGAAGGCGGTCGAACAGGTCAGAGCTGATAAGGTCTTGAGACTTACGATGCTGCTCCATGATGTTGCAAAACCTCAGATGAAGACGGTGGATGCAGACGGTGTTGCACATTTTAAGATGCATGATGTAAAAGGAGCGGAAGTTGCAAAAAGAATTTTGAAGAGACTGAAGTTTGATAATGATACACTTGGAAAAGTGACAAAACTTGTGCAGTATCATGATTATCGCATGCCAGCACAGCCGAAGAACGTCAGAAGAGCCATGAATAAGATCGGTGAAGAATTGTTTCCGTATTATTT encodes the following:
- a CDS encoding YitT family protein translates to MKAEWKNELKNVFDWKKLFWVIFGNTAYCFGIVAFVLPMGLITGGTTGLGLIANHFAGIPVEVFAAVFNVVMFLLAIWLLGISFALTTLISTFYFPFILGVLQRVDALQGLTTDPLLSTIFAGLLIGVGIGVVIKAGASTGGVDIPPLILNKKLGIPVSVGLYAFDFMILIGQMVFRDREKILYGILLVMIYTTVMDKVLVNGKSQMQVKIISDHYEEINTAIQQKLDRGSTFLKTESGYLRKESMALLTVVSNREMPKFNQLVLEIDPKAFMIINQVNEVMGRGFTLHKHNI
- a CDS encoding CCA tRNA nucleotidyltransferase: MKIFLPEKVNFIINKLKENGYEAYAVGGCVRDSVLGRVPDDWDITTSATPNETKALFRRTFDTGIEHGTITVLVDKEAFEVTTYRVDGEYEDSRHPREVVFTRSLKEDLLRRDFTINAMAYNEEEGLVDIFGGIEDLQRKMIRCVGNARERFGEDALRILRAVRFAAQLGFRIEDETMEGIRKLAPTLANISAERIQVELVKMLVSPNPGLLALSYELGITKVVLPEFDEMMRTGQETPHHMYSVGMHTLKAVEQVRADKVLRLTMLLHDVAKPQMKTVDADGVAHFKMHDVKGAEVAKRILKRLKFDNDTLGKVTKLVQYHDYRMPAQPKNVRRAMNKIGEELFPYYLEIRKADTMAQSEYMREEKLSNIAGIERCYKEILKKKECVSLKMLAVSGSDLIADGMQPGKQIGAVLQALLELVIEQPEYNTKEILLEQSRKLRKETLL